A genomic stretch from Spirochaetota bacterium includes:
- the trpE gene encoding anthranilate synthase component I, producing MKVVILEKTLPGDIETPVSLYLKLKDLSLHSFLLESVIGNEVVGRYSFIGIKPFLIFKAKKKSEVNGRSLAEYSIEGIEQVMDTTEDPFAVLQSLSNVEILKGSEIPLDVPFYGGAVGYLSYDTIRYIERIPDKNLDPFDFPEFYFVFPSILICFDNVSKFIKVISIEPVISYETEAVSAGSRKIEEVIETIKSPLNLSQGYRGSELSISWKSNFDRDEFIKIVEKSKRYIHNGDIFQVVLSQRLNFKLEIDPFEVYRRLRMINPSPYMYHLSFGDVVISGSSPEMLVKVWGREVETRPIAGTRPRGKTPEEDKILEKELLSDQKELAEHIMLVDLGRNDIGRISEYGSVRVDEYMVIERYSHVMHIVSSVKGKVNKDRKPIDVMKALFPAGTVTGAPKIRAMEIIDEFENVRRGPYAGAVMYLGFNGNMDSAIILRTMVAKGNDAFVQAGAGVVYDSVPESEYNETLNKAKAVLRAVELAIGGM from the coding sequence ATGAAAGTTGTTATATTAGAGAAAACATTACCGGGTGACATTGAGACACCTGTTTCTCTTTATCTGAAGTTAAAGGACTTATCACTACACTCTTTTCTACTTGAAAGTGTGATAGGTAATGAAGTTGTAGGTAGGTATTCGTTTATTGGTATAAAACCATTTCTTATATTCAAAGCAAAGAAGAAGAGTGAGGTGAATGGTAGAAGTCTTGCGGAGTATTCAATAGAGGGTATTGAGCAGGTTATGGACACAACTGAAGACCCATTTGCGGTTTTACAATCTCTATCAAATGTTGAGATTCTGAAGGGGAGTGAGATACCTCTAGATGTGCCTTTTTATGGTGGGGCAGTTGGATATCTATCTTATGATACTATAAGATATATTGAGAGAATTCCTGATAAGAACCTAGATCCTTTTGACTTTCCAGAGTTTTACTTCGTTTTCCCTTCCATACTGATCTGTTTTGATAATGTTTCAAAATTCATAAAGGTCATCTCAATTGAGCCTGTGATATCCTATGAAACTGAAGCAGTTAGTGCTGGAAGTAGAAAAATAGAAGAGGTTATTGAGACTATAAAATCTCCCCTCAATCTATCTCAAGGTTACCGTGGTAGCGAACTATCTATTAGTTGGAAATCTAACTTTGATAGAGATGAGTTTATAAAGATAGTTGAGAAGTCAAAAAGATATATACACAATGGAGACATATTCCAAGTTGTATTATCACAAAGGTTGAACTTTAAGTTAGAGATTGATCCGTTTGAGGTTTATAGAAGACTTAGAATGATAAATCCGTCTCCTTATATGTATCACTTGAGTTTTGGTGATGTTGTGATTTCTGGGTCTTCTCCAGAGATGCTTGTTAAGGTGTGGGGTAGAGAAGTTGAAACAAGACCTATAGCAGGCACAAGACCAAGAGGTAAAACACCAGAAGAGGATAAGATACTTGAAAAAGAACTTCTATCTGACCAAAAAGAATTGGCAGAGCATATTATGCTAGTTGATCTTGGGAGGAATGACATAGGGAGAATTTCGGAGTATGGAAGTGTTAGAGTTGATGAGTATATGGTTATAGAGAGATACTCCCATGTTATGCATATAGTCTCAAGTGTTAAGGGTAAGGTAAATAAGGATAGGAAGCCGATAGATGTTATGAAGGCACTCTTCCCTGCGGGTACTGTAACTGGTGCTCCTAAGATAAGAGCAATGGAGATCATTGATGAATTTGAGAATGTAAGGAGAGGACCTTATGCTGGTGCTGTTATGTACCTAGGGTTTAACGGGAATATGGACTCTGCTATTATACTTAGGACAATGGTAGCAAAAGGTAATGATGCTTTTGTTCAAGCAGGTGCCGGTGTTGTTTATGATTCAGTTCCAGAAAGTGAGTATAATGAAACACTGAACAAAGCGAAGGCAGTCTTGAGAGCAGTAGAACTAGCAATTGGAGGGATGTAG
- the mraY gene encoding phospho-N-acetylmuramoyl-pentapeptide-transferase, with amino-acid sequence MLYDVFFPLRDWFFGFNLFRYITFRTLMASLTAFLIVFIIMPKFIEVVSRLQFKQNEREFGPQSHLKKQNTPTMGGFLFILSSIISSILWARMNNIYIPLILSVMFAFGFIGFMDDYLKRVRRSHRGLSILQKYSLQLFFSFLFIISLYLYPPFKPYFDSIFIPYTNNVVLTIPLALAFVFYILVITGSSNAVNLTDGIDGLAAGLAAIAFAVFGLFAYLAGNIVIANYLLIPYIDKVGEVAVVAGSIVGALGGFLWYNAHPAKIFMGDTGALSLGATLGAISIITKQELLLVIVGMVFVMETLSTAIQIVYYRLTGGKRIFRMAPLHHHFELGGWSEPQVLIRFWILGVIFAVIALASLKIR; translated from the coding sequence ATGCTATATGATGTATTCTTTCCATTGAGAGATTGGTTTTTTGGATTTAACTTGTTTAGATACATAACCTTTAGGACACTTATGGCTTCGCTTACCGCTTTTCTTATAGTTTTCATCATTATGCCAAAGTTTATTGAGGTTGTTTCAAGACTCCAGTTTAAACAGAATGAGAGAGAATTTGGACCTCAATCACATCTAAAGAAGCAGAATACTCCGACGATGGGTGGTTTTCTATTTATTTTGTCAAGTATTATATCTTCAATACTATGGGCTAGGATGAATAACATTTATATTCCTCTTATACTTTCTGTGATGTTTGCTTTTGGTTTCATAGGATTTATGGACGATTACCTCAAGAGAGTAAGAAGAAGTCATAGAGGTCTTTCAATTCTTCAAAAGTACTCTCTGCAACTTTTTTTCTCCTTTTTGTTTATTATCTCTCTATACTTATATCCTCCATTTAAACCTTATTTTGATAGTATATTTATACCATACACTAACAATGTTGTTTTGACTATACCGTTAGCTTTGGCGTTTGTTTTCTACATACTTGTTATAACTGGTTCATCAAATGCTGTCAATCTTACTGACGGTATAGATGGACTTGCTGCTGGACTTGCCGCGATTGCTTTTGCAGTTTTTGGGCTGTTTGCTTACCTTGCAGGTAATATAGTGATAGCAAATTACTTACTCATTCCTTATATAGACAAGGTTGGTGAGGTTGCGGTTGTTGCAGGTAGTATTGTTGGAGCACTTGGAGGTTTTCTTTGGTATAATGCTCATCCTGCGAAAATATTTATGGGGGATACAGGTGCGTTATCGCTTGGTGCAACATTAGGTGCTATATCAATAATCACTAAACAAGAACTATTACTTGTAATAGTTGGAATGGTATTTGTGATGGAAACTCTATCAACTGCCATACAAATTGTTTATTACAGACTTACAGGAGGTAAGAGAATATTCAGGATGGCACCGCTTCACCATCACTTTGAACTTGGTGGTTGGAGTGAGCCGCAGGTTCTTATAAGGTTCTGGATACTAGGTGTAATATTTGCAGTGATAGCTCTAGCAAGCCTCAAGATAAGATGA
- a CDS encoding ABC transporter ATP-binding protein, which produces MSFIVVDNIVKSYLESNGNRVVVFDGFSVSMDRGKFVSIIGESGSGKTTLLNIIGAIDGVDSGSVIVDGIDITKLDEDELAEFRNKKVGYVFQNHFLLKGFSVIENVVIPSMVMGKLDKENIFRKAKELLDFLGIVDKVNRGIDEISGGERQRVSIARALINDPEFVIADEPTGNLDPKNSEIVFSLFYKLVKELGKTCIMATHNLSLAERTDSIIRLS; this is translated from the coding sequence ATGAGTTTTATAGTAGTAGATAATATTGTAAAATCATACCTTGAGAGTAATGGTAACAGAGTTGTTGTATTTGATGGATTTTCTGTATCAATGGACAGGGGAAAATTTGTTTCAATAATAGGAGAAAGTGGTTCTGGTAAGACGACACTTCTTAACATAATAGGTGCGATAGATGGGGTAGATAGTGGAAGTGTAATTGTTGATGGTATTGACATAACGAAGTTGGATGAGGACGAACTTGCAGAGTTTAGGAACAAAAAAGTAGGATATGTGTTTCAGAACCATTTTCTTCTTAAAGGATTTTCTGTTATTGAGAATGTTGTGATACCTTCTATGGTGATGGGTAAGTTAGACAAAGAGAACATATTTAGAAAAGCGAAAGAACTACTGGACTTTCTAGGAATTGTAGATAAGGTCAATAGAGGTATTGATGAGATTTCTGGTGGAGAGAGGCAGAGAGTGAGTATAGCGAGAGCATTGATAAATGACCCTGAATTTGTGATAGCGGATGAACCTACTGGTAACCTTGACCCGAAGAACTCTGAAATTGTATTCTCTCTGTTCTATAAACTAGTCAAAGAACTTGGTAAGACTTGCATTATGGCTACTCATAATCTATCTCTTGCTGAAAGAACAGATAGCATCATAAGGTTGTCTTAA
- a CDS encoding class I SAM-dependent methyltransferase has translation MSCRVCGSSDISFFVRSNSYLFDVYRCRSCGVAFRFPLPTKDEIVSYYTENYYSGKSEYSYIDERKVRGSRLVWSRRIKKLIEIYTMENSREPKTILDVGCSFGGLLEEAKRFGLQPYGIEISEYSANYARSRGIEVFVGDVSDVDIGSNRFDIITLIEVVEHLQDPVSVMRKIYNANTNGGILLVQTANIDGLQSRFWGGNYHYYLPGHLHYFSNTTLRNLLTKVGYSKIYEFYPVEFGVLPKVVKVFLNTSGFQRYIKVLKTSLYHLFGKIRIGDFTVMSSMVMIAFK, from the coding sequence ATGAGTTGTAGGGTATGTGGTAGTAGTGATATATCGTTCTTTGTTAGGTCTAACAGTTATTTGTTTGATGTGTATAGGTGTAGGAGTTGTGGAGTTGCGTTTAGGTTTCCTTTGCCTACAAAAGATGAGATTGTCAGTTATTATACAGAAAACTATTACTCTGGTAAGAGTGAATATTCTTACATAGATGAGCGTAAGGTAAGAGGTTCTAGATTAGTTTGGAGTAGAAGAATCAAGAAACTGATAGAGATATACACTATGGAGAACTCAAGAGAACCTAAAACTATACTTGATGTAGGTTGTTCTTTTGGTGGTTTGCTTGAGGAGGCTAAGAGGTTTGGTCTTCAGCCTTATGGTATTGAAATATCAGAGTATTCGGCTAATTACGCAAGAAGCAGAGGGATTGAAGTTTTCGTTGGAGATGTATCGGATGTAGATATAGGTAGTAATAGGTTTGATATAATAACTTTGATTGAAGTTGTTGAGCATCTTCAAGACCCAGTGAGTGTAATGAGGAAAATTTATAATGCTAACACAAACGGTGGGATACTCCTTGTCCAAACTGCTAATATTGATGGACTTCAGAGTAGGTTTTGGGGAGGTAATTATCACTACTATTTACCTGGGCATTTACATTACTTTTCAAACACTACCTTAAGGAACTTGCTTACTAAAGTAGGGTACAGTAAGATATATGAGTTTTACCCAGTGGAGTTTGGAGTATTGCCTAAAGTTGTGAAGGTATTTCTAAACACATCTGGATTTCAGAGGTATATAAAGGTTTTGAAGACATCGTTGTATCATTTGTTTGGTAAGATTAGGATAGGTGATTTCACGGTTATGAGTTCAATGGTGATGATTGCGTTTAAGTGA
- a CDS encoding cytochrome c biogenesis protein CcdA translates to MEVGIPIALIAGLLSFVSPCILPLILPYISLISGISVSSIKEGQITSRDRLIIILSTLFFIIGFTTVFIVFGVIAGQFGGVLADAKNIFSRVAGAIIIIFGLHILGIIRIPFLDYEARIRNFPTQRIRFLTAFVMGLLFAFGWTPCIGPILGSIIGIAFYGGNTTYGAVLLGVYSIGLAIPFFIVAIFINSAVSLIAKLRNVIKFVEIASGIILILVGIALITDTLGVISGYLLDLFPFLGSLG, encoded by the coding sequence ATGGAAGTAGGAATTCCAATAGCATTAATCGCTGGACTACTATCGTTTGTATCACCTTGTATTCTTCCACTAATATTACCCTACATATCTCTGATTTCCGGAATATCCGTCAGTAGTATAAAGGAAGGACAGATAACGAGTAGAGATAGACTAATAATAATCTTATCTACACTTTTCTTCATAATAGGATTTACAACTGTTTTCATAGTTTTTGGTGTAATAGCTGGACAGTTTGGTGGTGTTTTAGCCGACGCGAAAAACATCTTTAGCAGAGTCGCTGGTGCAATCATCATTATCTTTGGACTACACATCCTAGGAATTATCAGAATACCATTCCTTGACTACGAAGCAAGGATAAGAAATTTTCCAACACAGAGGATAAGATTCCTTACGGCCTTTGTAATGGGGCTTTTATTTGCATTCGGATGGACACCTTGTATAGGACCTATTCTAGGTAGTATCATAGGAATAGCATTTTATGGAGGGAATACAACTTACGGAGCAGTACTTCTCGGAGTTTATTCAATAGGTCTGGCAATACCATTCTTCATAGTAGCGATATTCATAAACTCTGCAGTAAGTCTCATTGCAAAGTTGAGGAATGTAATTAAGTTCGTAGAGATTGCTAGTGGTATCATCCTTATACTAGTAGGTATTGCTTTGATAACTGATACCCTAGGTGTAATATCAGGATATCTGCTTGATTTGTTCCCATTTCTAGGATCTCTTGGCTAA
- the queC gene encoding 7-cyano-7-deazaguanine synthase QueC yields the protein MRNEAIVLHSGGLDSTTALFWARKKFDNVVALNINYGQKHSIETFISRKLCDEYEIQRIEIDISGLKFLLSTSSLVGSREIAEKEYPEKGIISTYVPMRNTLLGLVAGIVAEIRDINNIVLGIHASDSPNYPDTRPEWASALETVLTTGSKFAFEGRRVVVHTPFIDLKKKDIILIAKELEVPFELTWSCYSPRLLGNIVKPCMECPSCNARKKAFEEAGIQDTLSYIDI from the coding sequence ATGCGTAACGAAGCTATCGTTCTACACTCTGGTGGGCTTGATAGCACTACCGCTCTATTCTGGGCTAGGAAAAAGTTTGATAATGTAGTTGCACTAAACATAAACTACGGTCAGAAACACAGTATAGAAACATTTATCTCAAGAAAGTTATGCGATGAGTATGAAATCCAGAGAATTGAGATTGACATATCTGGACTAAAGTTTCTTCTCTCTACATCATCACTCGTTGGTAGCAGAGAGATAGCAGAAAAGGAATATCCCGAAAAGGGTATAATATCAACTTATGTTCCAATGAGAAATACACTGCTAGGATTAGTAGCAGGTATTGTAGCAGAGATAAGAGATATAAACAACATAGTTTTAGGAATACATGCAAGCGACTCTCCTAATTATCCTGATACTCGCCCAGAGTGGGCTTCCGCACTTGAAACAGTTCTAACAACTGGGTCAAAATTCGCTTTTGAAGGGAGAAGAGTTGTCGTTCATACACCATTCATAGACCTTAAGAAAAAAGACATAATATTGATAGCCAAAGAACTTGAAGTGCCATTTGAACTTACTTGGAGTTGCTATTCACCCAGACTACTTGGAAACATTGTAAAACCTTGTATGGAGTGTCCATCCTGTAACGCTAGAAAAAAAGCATTTGAAGAAGCAGGCATCCAAGATACACTATCTTACATTGATATTTAA
- a CDS encoding GatB/YqeY domain-containing protein: MILDKINEDYKNAVKERDEAKRETLNMLKSAIKYREIELRSNNKELNEEEIISVIQKEIKKRKEAIELYEKGGREDLAGKERREVEILESYLPKQLTEDEIREMCKEVIEMVGASSPSDIGKVMKEIMPKVKGRTDGSVVKRIVEEMLSK, translated from the coding sequence ATGATACTGGATAAGATAAATGAGGATTACAAGAATGCTGTGAAAGAGAGGGATGAAGCAAAGAGAGAAACTCTGAATATGCTTAAGTCTGCGATAAAGTATAGAGAGATAGAGTTGAGGAGTAATAATAAGGAACTAAACGAAGAGGAAATAATTTCGGTAATACAGAAGGAGATCAAGAAGAGAAAGGAGGCTATTGAACTTTACGAGAAGGGTGGTAGAGAAGATTTAGCAGGTAAGGAGAGGAGAGAGGTTGAGATACTGGAGTCTTATTTACCGAAACAACTTACAGAGGATGAGATAAGAGAGATGTGTAAGGAGGTAATAGAGATGGTTGGTGCTTCCTCACCTTCTGATATTGGGAAGGTTATGAAAGAAATTATGCCGAAGGTAAAGGGTAGGACTGATGGAAGTGTTGTCAAAAGAATCGTTGAAGAGATGCTATCAAAGTAA